One genomic window of Oncorhynchus clarkii lewisi isolate Uvic-CL-2024 chromosome 5, UVic_Ocla_1.0, whole genome shotgun sequence includes the following:
- the LOC139410054 gene encoding PR domain zinc finger protein 8-like codes for MYWWASTRHNTLYNTSRDSANKRSADLTTSQLFAMEILEARAAQIAQRWIADIFTRVHTTCDVPEHAVFGPCELNHTSVYDSIAFIALKSMDRRSAPYILRVDTSAHKMPTDGPMWLRLVQSARSSEEQNLEAYVKNGQLFFRALRTIQMDEELLVWYGKDLAKLLLLNPLQMQSKGAGPYTCTNCNQGFESEFPFLAHWRFLCTQRQPNSHTTKPGLDNTNHVKPDSLPVPAFKLSHPETSPQDGKPATDFHNLARDMENNSNKTGLSGTRWAGSALKRKHPEESWNGPQPLVIKQEPLERGYCTLNLNQQPSPVTCHLPTNIIRSTFTKDRTAQLKPQLKTSGPEDIRSNPQNQSIQPRSGPAVEQSDSKKKTLKDTLSRSPSRSEETSTDSPPVTSAFNQVSVSENRRSAFSQPPRSVPLPQTTPLPERAKIYITTPSTALHRPVLVQGVLKQRHPLYSPAALWPWTPGRPLQVPIPPSPVLLSPSVSQLSPLCLPAQNWCAKCNISFRLTSDLVQHMRSHHKRALDATGSACGVKQQHHREREERLKCSICSEVFRQRHHLARHLTSHT; via the exons ATGTATTGGTGGGCATCTACAAGGCACAATACACTGTATAACACAAGCAGGGATAGTGCAAATAAGAGAAGCGCAGATCTTACCACCAGTCAGCTGTTTGCAATG GAGATCCTGGAGGCGAGGGCGGCGCAAATTGCGCAACGATGGATAGCTGACATTTTTACGCGCGTCCACACCACCTGCGACGTTCCCGAACACGCAGTTTTTGGACCATGTGAGCTGAATCACACCTCTGTTTATGACAGCATCGCCTTCATCGCTCTCAAGTCTATGGACAGAAGATCGGCACCATACATTTTAAGG GTGGACACCTCAGCGCACAAAATGCCCACTGACGGCCCGATGTGGCTGCGGCTCGTccagtcagcacggagcagcGAGGAACAGAACCTAGAGGCCTATGTGAAGAACGGACAATTGTTCTTTAGAGCCCTCAGGACGATCCAGATGGATGAGGAGCTTTTGGTGTGGTATGGGAAAGACCTTGCCAAGCTTCTTCTACTGAACCCACTGCAGATGCAAAGCAAAG GTGCTGGTCCATACACATGTACAAACTGCAACCAGGGCTTTGAGTCTGAGTTCCCCTTCCTGGCACATTGGAGATTCCTTTGCACACAGAGACAACCAAACAGCCACACCACCAAACCTGGTCTAGACAACACCAACCATGTGAAACCGGACTCCCTTCCCGTTCCTGCCTTCAAACTGAGCCATCCAGAGACAAGTCCACAGGATGGAAAACCTGCAACAGACTTCCACAATCTAGCCAGGGATATGGAGAATAACAGTAATAAGACTGGCTTGTCTGGTACCAGGTGGGCAGGGAGCGCCCTCAAAAGGAAACACCCGGAGGAGAGTTGGAATGGCCCACAGCCTCTAGTCATAAAGCAGGAACCACTGGAGAGAGGTTACTGTACTTTGAACTTAAACCAACAACCTAGCCCGGTCACCTGTCACCTGCCCACCAATATAATAAGGAGCACCTTTACTAAAGACAGAACCGCTCAACTAAAACCACAACTGAAGACCTCAGGGCCAGAAGACATTAGATCCAACCCACAGAACCAGAGCATTCAGCCCAGAAGTGGCCCAGCAGTGGAGCAGAGTGACTCAAAGAAGAAGACTCTGAAAGACACTCTGTCTCGATCTCCATCCCGCTCTGAGGAAACCTCCACTGACTCTCCTCCTGTCACCTCTGCCTTCAACCAAGTTTCTGTCTCGGAGAACAGGAGAAGTGCCTTCTCCCAGCCCCCACGCTCTGTTCCACTTCCCCAGACTACCCCCCTGCCTGAGAGGGCTAAAATCTACATTACCACCCCCTCTACTGCCCTCCACAGACCTGTGCTGGTCCAGGGTGTTTTGAAACAGAGGCACCCTCTCTATAGCCCAGCAGCTCTCTGGCCCTGGACCCCAGGGAGACCCCTGCAGGTTCCGATCCCCCCCTCCCCGGTGCTCCTGTCCCCTTCCGTCTCACAACTCTCGCCCCTCTGCCTGCCGGCTCAGAACTGGTGTGCCAAATGCAACATTTCCTTCCGCCTGACTTCAGACCTGGTGCAGCATATGAGGTCTCACCACAAGAGGGCGCTTGATGCCACAGGATCTGCGTGTGGGGTGAAACAACAGCATcacagggagagggaagagaggctcAAGTGTTCCATCTGCAGCGAGGTCTTCAGACAACGTCATCACCTTGCACGTCACTTGACCTCTCATACATGA
- the LOC139408900 gene encoding ras-GEF domain-containing family member 1B-B-like, with translation MPPTTPYAGKFSPSPYNNNDNLHKYHQPMEASYGDMCYHDNSLVSGSLEALIQHLVPTVDYYPDRSYVFTFLLSSRLFLNPYELMSRVCHLCVEQHRSGDLLLDKIRIRDVAPKIVQLLTEWTETFPYDFRDERMMRCLKEMSHHLARGDEYSWRAMQQMTQRLIRRLAALGQYEEAIATLNASAAERPAALKTKQHNGQRSDVLSISDDAFILAQQLTHIELDRLSFIGPEEFIQAFGVKDPLDNHKSFFRKRKTTNLEAYVAWFNRLSYLVATEICMPVKKKHRARALEFFIDVARECFNIGNFNSLMAIITGMNMSPVSRLKKTWSKVNTDKFDILEHQMDPSSNFSNYRTALRGATQRSITAHSNQEKIVIPFFSLLIKDIYFLNEGCASRLSNGHVNFEKLWDLAKQVSEFLVWRQVTCPFERDRKILQYLVTTPVFTEDELHLASYESEGPENHMEKDSRRSLRSSLLHREHR, from the exons ATGCCTCCCACGACACCATACGCTGGCAAGTTCAGCCCCAGCCCTTACAACAACAACGACAATCTCCACAAATACCACCAGCCCATGGAAGCGAGCTACGGGGACATGTGCTACCATGACAACAGTCTTGTTTCAGGCTCCCTGGAGGCCCTAATACAACACTTAGTTCCCACAGTAGACTACTACCCTGAC AGGTCGTACGTCTTCACCTTCCTGCTGAGTTCCCGCCTCTTCCTCAACCCGTATGAGCTCATGTCTCGGGTGTGTCACCTGTGTGTGGAGCAGCATAGATCTGGAGACCTGCTGCTTGATAAg ATCAGAATACGAGACGTCGCTCCAAAGATCGTGCAGCTGCTGACAGAGTGGACGGAGACATTTCCCTATGACTTcagagatgagaggatgatgcGCTGCCTGAAAGAGATGAGCCATCATCTGGCCAGAGGAGATGAG TACTCGTGGAGGGCCATGCAGCAGATGACTCAGCGATTAATCCGAAGGTTGGCGGCCCTGGGTCAGTATGAGGAGGCTATCGCCACACTCAATGCCTCCGCAGCCGAGAGACCCGCTGCTCTGAAGACCAAACAGCACAACGGACAAAGGAGTGACGTACTGAGCATCAGTGACGATGCTTTTATTCTCGCCCAGCAGCTCACGCACATTGAACTG GACAGATTGAGTTTTATCGGACCAGAAGAGTTCATCCAAGCCTTTGGTGTGAAAGATCCCCTGGACAACCATAAG AGTTTCTTTAGAAAACGCAAGACCACTAACCTGGAGGCCTATGTAGCTTGGTTCAACAGACTCAGCTACCTGGTGGCCACTGAAATCTGTATG CCAGTAAAGAAGAAGCACAGAGCTCGGGCCTTGGAGTTCTTCATAGACGTGGCCAGAGAATGCTTCAACATCGGCAACTTCAACTCACTCATGGCAATCATCA ccGGGATGAACATGAGTCCTGTGTCTCGGCTGAAGAAGACCTGGAGCAAAGTCAACACAGACAAGTTTGACATACTGGAGCACCAAATGGACCCCTCCAGTAACTTCAGCAACTACCGTACTGCCCTGCGAGGAGCCACCCAGAGATCCATCACGGCACACAGCAACCAGGAGAAGATAGTCATTCCATTCTTCAGCCTTCTCATCAAGGACATCTACTTCCTCAATGAAGGATGTGCCAGCCGGCTATCCAACGGTCATGTCAACTTTGAA AAACTGTGGGATTTGGCGAAGCAGGTCAGTGAGTTCCTGGTGTGGCGCCAGGTGACGTGTCCCTTCGAGAGAGACAGGAAGATTCTCCAGTACCTCGTCACCACGCCAGTCTTCACCGAGGATG AGCTGCACTTGGCCTCCTATGAGAGCGAAGGTCCTGAGAACCACATGGAGAAGGACAGTCGCAGGTCTCTCAG GTCATCCCTTTTGCATAGAGAGCATCGGTGA